caccttatagagagttcagctacatgcaaatcaccctttagtgagttcagctacaaacaaatcaacctgcagtgagatcacctacaaaaaagcaccttgtacagagttcagctacaaacaaattaccctgtagagagatcggctacaaacaaatcaaccagtagaaagatcagctacacacaaatcaacttgtagagagatcagctacaaacaaatcaccctgtagagagatcagctagaaactagacacaatgtaaggagttcagctacaagtaaatcaccctgtagagagttcagctaaaacaaatcaaccggcagagagatcagctacaaataaatcactttatagacagttcagctacaaacaaattaccttgtagagagatcggctgcaaattaatcaacctgcagagagatcagctacacacaaatcaacttgtagagagatcagctacaaacaaatcaccctgtagagagatcagctagaaactagatacaatgcaaggagttcagctacaagcaaaatcaccctttagtgagttcagctacaaacaaatcaacctgcagtgagatcacccacaaaaacgcacttgtacagagttcagttacaaacaaatcaccctgtagagagatcaggtagaagaattcaccttgtagagagttcagcaacaaagaaaccaccatgtagagagttcagctgcaaacaaatcacccagtagaaagatcagctagaataagtcaccttgtagagtattcagttacaaagaaaccatcatgtagatagttcagctgcaaacaaatcactctgtagagagttcagctacaaagaaaccgccatgtagagagttcagcctcatacaaaccaccttgtagagaattcaactacaacaaatcaccctgtagagaagacgttaccttgtagagagttccgctacaaagaaaccatcatgtagagagttcagctgcaaacaaatcaccctgcagagagttcagctacaaaaaaatcaccctgtagagagttcagctagacgaattcaccttatagagagttcagctacaaagaaaccatcatatagagagttcggctacaaagacaccaccatgtagagagtttagctgcaaacaaatcacctgtagagagttcagctagaaacaaaataccctgtagagagaccagctagaagaggttaccttgtagagagtttagctacaaagaaaccatcctgtatatagttcagctacatttcaagtcacccagtagagagatcagctgcaaaaaaatatcctgtggggaataatgggcatgtaatgaatatatgtatataatttgtataattactaataaaatcaaaaataattgaagtactaaaattcttctttaagttcttttcttcttcctgtagtaaagaaaaaaacacatgggttaaaaaagccccaaagccagccataggccggctttgcagaatacaaatacaaaaagaagtgatgtctaatcaaaaacagccaagctgtaaaaaaaggtgcggcccccaaaaaggccatggtgaagaaagatgtgaaatccaaggtggcggccaagaaatggctgtgatggtaggttaatggttacattttaataacgacaattcaggtgaattttgtgccgcttggtcttggcaccaaattcacctgaattgttgttattaaaatgtaaccattaacctaccatcacagccatttcttggccgccaccttggatttcacatcttttttcaccatggcctttttgggggccgcacctttttttacagcttggctgtttttgattagatttgtATAGCTCCCCAAAATAGACCATCAAGACACAGCTGCTATGATAGTGCAACTCATGTACTGGGCTTGAATGTTCTTtataataatttaaagcatcgCCTTATAGAGGAACTTTCAAAAAACTCAAGACACACGTATATTGTGAATTGCCACAAAATCTATGAGATTTATCagaaatcatgtaaaaatattagTTACACTTTAGGTCTTTGGGTGGGTAGAAGAAATTGGTACAACTTCAGTAATGTTGGTTAGAGATTATTTAGAGACAAAGTGAAGCTTGGAAGTCATTCAGTATTGTAAACGAAGATCATCGGGTGGTATAGGTTGAAGTAGTGATATTCAACCTTCAGGGCTGTATAGTCTTCTTCAACAACCAATACTTACTTTCAACAAGTCATCACTAAGCGAAATTTCGTTCCTGGATGCTTGCGCTTCTAAATAAAGTTTAATTCAACTTATTTCGTTTTGTAATTACAAAGTTATTGTATTTCAGAGTCAAAAATACATTAAAATTTAGGCTTCGGATAATTAGAGACAAAATGTATTACAGTAATGGCACTAACTAGTTGTTTCAGTATGATGGTGTTTCCGCGACATTACAGCTGGATTTGAGGGGCCTTCATGATTTCGCAGGTTTTCAATAGTGCTGATTTCAATATCTGACAAGCGTACAAGCCACAAATGCAAGGTATGGTTAGTATAGCAGGCGTGTATAATCTATTTTACTGCCTTTATGCAATATAATGCAACATTTTCTCATGTACACACTTCAGATGAGTGTATTAAGTTGTTTTTAATATATTTGTAACGTAGTTGAGCCGAGCAATGTGCATACTAGCTCTGCAATCCAGTTTATGTGCTTTGTAGTGTCACCGAATGGATGGAATATCAGCTGTGTGATGAGATAGGGCTGTATGCTGAAGTGATACAATAGATTTTAATGGAAATTATTGAGCTAAATGGGATTACTGAAGGCATTACCCTGAAATTAAGCTAATGTTTCAGAAGCAGCAATTTTCCCTGTTGTAAGTTTGATACATGGTTGAAAGCACTATGTCCAACTTCTTACCTGTAGATAAGTTAAGAACGGTTTTAGTGGCTTATACGAACAATTTGAGTCAGTCTAGTTTTATTTAAAATGTAGAAATCACTAGCTAATTTTCTCTTCGGTGCAATTTTTCTTATGTAAAATGGGCCTAATTTTTAATGAcattgtaatagttgtaacttCACTATACAATACAGTATTGATCTGAAATTTTCAGTAGAAGTTGCATGTTAGTAGTGCTTTGTATGGGATGTGTCATATGTGCTAATTGAGAGGTGTCAGTTTTTTGTAGGACATCACTAGTTGAAGATAACTCGATATGTAAGTGAGTTTTATCAATAAGAAGTTTTTTAGTAAATTGCCAACCATGCTAATTTAGATATACACACATTCTCACTACCATGTATGGTTGGTTATTGATCAGTTAAGAAACATGTGGTTTGAAAGGTTAAGTGTTTAACACACcttacacacatcatcacttgaTACTAGTATATTCCTAGCAGCCAGGTCTCTGTGTACAAACAGTTTTGAAGCAAGATAACTGAATCCTGATGATATTTGTCTGCAGAAGCTTAACAGGTCATGTTTCAAGTCTCCATAAGACTCAGGGGGTGTCCTGTGTGCTCACCATTGAAAAACAATATCAGATAATAAATATCAACTACTCACGTATTTCTTAAATCAATCAAAAATTCGTGAAGGTCTCCTTTAGGCATATATTCTAATATAATCATTGTACTCTCCTTTTCAGTCACTACTCCATACAACTCCACTATGTGGTTGTTCTTGAACTGACCCATAATGGCTGCCTCTCTCAGAAACTTCACCCTGTCTGACTCTGAACATTTTGAATTGAGTGTCTTCACTGCTACTTGTATAGGATCAGCAGAACCATCAGTCCATGTGCCCAAATGGACCACTCCAAATTCACCAGATCCAAGCTTTTGTAATGTCCTGGAAATACGTAAGGGAAATTTTTGCTACCAATGAATCTCTACTACTAAGACATGGGTACTTACCTTACAGTATTTGCAGAGATACTACGAAACCTTTTACTTTCAAAATAAGCATAAATAGCTTCCTCTGAATGTCCTGGATCTGAGTAAATTGCCTCTTCATCTCCAGTGTTCATCGAGGCTGATACCTCATAAGTAGTAgaatatgatagtgtagtaTCAGGTACAGTTGAGTACTCATGAAGAGTATTAGAATAAGTACGCTGAGCAGATGAGAAGGCATCAGGATTTTGAAGACTGTCATAATCATTACTAGCCAGTTTAGGACGATCTCTAGTTAAGGTATCTGGTGgatttgaataataaaatgatGATTCAGCAGGTTTGTCTGCTTTGCTATAATCAGAATCACTAGGGATATCATAGTCtggctgaatgttctattaagtGTGGTATGACAATGTCAATGTCACACACATTATTGTTTACCTTGTACAATACAGAACCATTGTCTACATGATTGATCACTGAATATTGGTTGTTAATTGTTGAATGTTGTTTGGCGTTCTCAGTTATCGCCTCACAATCCCTTCTGTGATTGTCTAATTGATAAGTATCTGAAATGAAACAAGCTAATGATttacacacatatacagtataaGACGTTTACTACCTGGTGGAATGGTCAACTTTCCTTTCTTTTGTTTCCTGTACCACAGTAGGATTATGATGAGTAAGAAGATGACTACAAAAATGATAACTCCTATCACACAGCCAGCAATAATCCCAATAACACCAGTAGATGATGAGCTATCACCATCACTACCAGCACCTCTAGTAGCATTAACATTACTAGTAGTTAGAATTATTGCTGAAGTGGCAAGTATACGCATACTTGATGTTGAAATGGTAGGTGTATTCAGTGTAAGCACAGAAGTGTTAGCCATAACTGATGTTGTAgtggtagccataactggtACTGAAGTATTAGCCATAACTGATGTTGAAGTATTAGCCATAACTGATGTTATAGGCATAACTGATGTAAAAGTGTTAGCCATAACTGATGTTGTAATGGTAGACATAACTGGTACTGAAGTGTTAGCCATAACTGATGTTGAAGTGTTAGACATAACTGGTGTTGAAGTGGTAGTCATAACTGATGTTGAAGTGTTAGACATAACTGGTGTTGAAGTGGTAGCCATAACTTGTGTTGAAGTGTTAGCCATAACTGATGTTGTAGTGGTAGACATAACTGGTACTGAAGTGTTAGCCATGACTGATGTTGAAGTGTTAGACATAACTGGTGTTGAAgtggtagccataactggtgttgAAGTGTTAGCCATAACTGATGTTGTAGTGGTAGACATAACTGGTACTGAAGTGTTAGCCATGACTGATGTTGAAGTGTTAGACATAACTGGTGTTGAAgtggtagccataactggtgttgaagtggtagccataactggtgttgAAGTGTTAGACATAACTGATGTTGTAGTGGTAGGCATAACTGGTGTTGAAGTGGTAGCCATAACAGTAGGAGATACTGACATCATGGAGGAAGATGTGTTAACAGTATTGATATCTACAttaaataaaatttattataatattatgtgaaacACTTGATACAAACTAGATTCAAATATACAAAATCCCAAAAGGTGAATACTAAGGAAAATAGTAACCATGTTATAGTGGTAATATCATAAACTGTGAATCATCATTATCATGTAAGTATGTACAAAACAGAGCTCATATAGAAGTACTTTTCAGGGAGAAATTTCCACTGATTTACAACTATTGGCAAAAAATTTCTactcaaaatatttatttggtCACAATCACTCAATCATTGTTTAAACGagtatttggaattttcaactagagtagggaccatagcacatcgataaaaagtactgaaacaagctggagtagagcatgatattaaatcacagtaaaacaataagaagtgatatatccctactgtgctcaagatacgtactaatggaaatgcacagtagggatataacacttcttattgttttactgtaatttaatatcgtgcactactccagcttgtttcagtactttttaccgatgtgctatggcccctgctctaattgaaaatttcattatttttgaaatagttgtttgtcaactttttgcaaataatattattatgattggtgaacccatgcatactgcatttgaaatggcacctcacgccccagctatatcatctgaaaagtgaagtttccattacgctttgttgtcagctacgttcaacccattacacagcagtacaaatcaagaactgctcgaaAATGACGAAAAGCACCTCggcaacccacgcatactgaaagaaagggTTGGTACcatgtgccccagttatataaattattatctgaaagtgaagtatccattacacttcgttgttggctatgttcaacccataacacagcagtatgaatcaaaaactgttcgaaaagcccatctgcaatcaaaacagccgcTATTAAAAa
The nucleotide sequence above comes from Dysidea avara chromosome 3, odDysAvar1.4, whole genome shotgun sequence. Encoded proteins:
- the LOC136251336 gene encoding ephrin type-B receptor 1-B-like; translated protein: MANTSVLTLNTPTISTSSMRILATSAIILTTSNVNATRGAGSDGDSSSSTGVIGIIAGCVIGVIIFVVIFLLIIILLWYRKQKKGKLTIPPDTYQLDNHRRDCEAITENAKQHSTINNQYSVINHVDNGSVLYKNIQPDYDIPSDSDYSKADKPAESSFYYSNPPDTLTRDRPKLASNDYDSLQNPDAFSSAQRTYSNTLHEYSTVPDTTLSYSTTYEVSASMNTGDEEAIYSDPGHSEEAIYAYFESKRFRSISANTVRTLQKLGSGEFGVVHLGTWTDGSADPIQVAVKTLNSKCSESDRVKFLREAAIMGQFKNNHIVELYGVVTEKESTMIILEYMPKGDLHEFLIDLRNTTPPESYGDLKHDLLSFCRQISSGFSYLASKLFVHRDLAARNILVSSDDVCKIADFGMARDVSDDTYYMSTGGKIPVVWTAPEAIFYKKYSTQSDVWSIGCVMYEIWSLGHKPFEDYSGREYVDKITTGYRLPPPPGCPRSIYKLMIQCWNPVPNKRIDPSELSRTLQKSDRTLLPSSIAPNDSEELSTKLGASLETNSQLYTDLQNAYIPK